In Verrucomicrobia bacterium CG1_02_43_26, the DNA window TGAACACTTTAATTGTACTGCCCATACTGATTCCCTTATTCAGCGCCATTCTGATGTTTTTTACATGGAATAAAATACGCGCGCAAAGAGCCCTAGCCCTTATTTCAACAACTGGCGTATTAATAGTTTCGATACTTCTTGTATTTTGGGTAAACGAACATGAGCTCTTCTCATTGGCCGTAGGCAAATGGCAAAGCCCCTTTGGCATCAGTTTGATGGTCGATCGTTTTAGTGCCGTGATGATTCTGGCAACAGCGATTGTAGCCCTTCTTATTGTCATATACTCCATCAGCATGCTGGACATAAACAGGGAATCATTCGGCTTCCACCCCATGATGCAAATCATGCTCTTAGGCGTTTACGGAGCATTTTTGACAGCTGATTTATTCAACCTATACGTCTGGTTCGAGGTCATGCTCATTGCCTCATTCGTCCTGATGGCCTTTGGAGGAGAACGGCCGCAAATGGAAGGAGCGGTCAAATACGTTACGCTCAATTTACTTTCCTCTGCCTTGTTTTTAACAGCCCTTGGCATCCTTTACGGCAAAGTTGGCACACTGAACATGGCAGACATCGCGCTAAAACTAAGCGAAGGAAAGCTCCCGTCTGGCATGGCTTCCATCTCAGCATTATTGTTTTTAATAGGTTTTGGCATAAAAGCCGGTCTCTTCCCCTTGTATTTCTGGCTACCCGCTTCTTATCATACACCGCCCATTCCCGTAATTGCCCTATTTGCCGGCATACTAACAAAAGTAGGTGCCTATGCTATCATACGCGTCTTTACGCTCGTATTTCCCTTTATTCAAGACGCTACTTACTTACACACCGTTATATTAATTCTTGCTGCATTGACCATGCTCAGTGGCATACTAGGCGCCATTGTGCAATTTGATGTACGTCGATTACTTTCATTCTTAATTATTAGCCATATCGGGTACATCGTCATGGGGCTCGGGCTCTATACACCATTCGCACTCGGCGCTACCGTGTTTTACATCGTACAAAATATATTTATCAAGGTAGACCTCTTCTTGATTTTCGGCTTGGTCTTCTTAATGAAACGCACCTACGATTTAAACCACATGGGCGGCATTTATCGAAACGCACCTGGTCTTGCGTGCCTATTCCTGATTCCTGCGCTATCACTAGCCGGCATTCCTCCTTTTCCTGGATTCTTTGGTAAAATAGCGCTCGTACAAGCCGGTTTTGATGTTAAGCAATACGCTATAATAGCAATCTCCCTTCTCGTTAGTTTGTTGACAATTTATTCGATCGGTAAGATTTGGGCAGAAGCTTTTTGGAAAAATAAGCCCACCCTGCCCGACAACCCTACGAAAGAACCTTTCCCTATTTTTCAGCCCAAAACGCACCTCTTTTTTGCCTATTTGCCTTCTCTGACCCTTACTACCTTTATTGTCCTGATTATTATTTTCAGCGAACCCTGTTTTGCCTACGCCATGAAAGCTGGTAACCAACTCATGCACCCAGAAGTTTACATCCAAACAATTCTTCAGAAACAATAATGATTCTTTTCCTTATCAACATCCTCCTGGCCATTATATGGACTGGGCTTACCGGTGAAATCAGTTTTGTAAACTTCACCGCTGGCTTCATATTTTCTTACCTAATCCTCTTGGTTGTGTATTCCAGAAAGCGAGAGAGTTCCTACTTTAAAAAAGTGATTCATGTGTTTCTTTTCTTTATTTTCTATGTCGTAGAGCTTGTTCTATCCAACTTTAGCATCGCGATTGATATACTTACCCCACGTAAGAAACTCAACCCCGGCATCATTGCTTTTCCCCTGACAGCAAAAACAAACACAGAGATCACACTCGTAGCCAATCTCATTACCATGGCTCCTGGTGAAATTAGCCTAGATGTTTCCGAAGATAAAAAATACCTTTATCTACATGTTGTGCATATTGAAAGTGTTGAAAAATCAATTCAATCTATCCAAAAATCATTAGAAAAGCGTGTATTAACCGTATTACAATAAACCTATGAACGACGTATTTACGATTTCAACACCCGTTCAAATCGCCCTGGGCATCCTCTTTCTCGGCATGCTACTAGCTCTCACTCGGCTCATAAAGGGGCCAAGCGTGCCAGATAGAATTATTGCGTTAGACGTACTCGCAACCCTCACGCTAGGCACATTTGTCGTTTATGCCATTGGCGCTAATCAAGCGATGTTTATCGATGTTGCTATTTCCATAGCCTTAATCTCATTTTTGAGCACTGTTGCCTTTGCTCGTTATCTCGCCAGAAAAATTTCAAAATGAAGACACTGATCGTTGAAATACTATTCCTCCTGGGCGCCAGCTTTATGCTACTGGCTGCAATAGGCCTTTTGAGAATGCCGGACTTTTTCACGCGCATGCATGCTGCGACCAAAGCCCCTTCACTCGGCGCTAGTCTACTGTTAGTAGCCGCCGCTATTCATTTTTC includes these proteins:
- a CDS encoding Na+/H+ antiporter subunit D encodes the protein MNTLIVLPILIPLFSAILMFFTWNKIRAQRALALISTTGVLIVSILLVFWVNEHELFSLAVGKWQSPFGISLMVDRFSAVMILATAIVALLIVIYSISMLDINRESFGFHPMMQIMLLGVYGAFLTADLFNLYVWFEVMLIASFVLMAFGGERPQMEGAVKYVTLNLLSSALFLTALGILYGKVGTLNMADIALKLSEGKLPSGMASISALLFLIGFGIKAGLFPLYFWLPASYHTPPIPVIALFAGILTKVGAYAIIRVFTLVFPFIQDATYLHTVILILAALTMLSGILGAIVQFDVRRLLSFLIISHIGYIVMGLGLYTPFALGATVFYIVQNIFIKVDLFLIFGLVFLMKRTYDLNHMGGIYRNAPGLACLFLIPALSLAGIPPFPGFFGKIALVQAGFDVKQYAIIAISLLVSLLTIYSIGKIWAEAFWKNKPTLPDNPTKEPFPIFQPKTHLFFAYLPSLTLTTFIVLIIIFSEPCFAYAMKAGNQLMHPEVYIQTILQKQ
- a CDS encoding Na+/H+ antiporter subunit G — encoded protein: MKTLIVEILFLLGASFMLLAAIGLLRMPDFFTRMHAATKAPSLGASLLLVAAAIHFSEIGITTRAFAIIFFIFLTTPVAAHLIGRTAYLLRIPMSAHTVLDQWKEHRDQKEAN